Proteins from one Acropora muricata isolate sample 2 chromosome 9, ASM3666990v1, whole genome shotgun sequence genomic window:
- the LOC136928564 gene encoding multiple coagulation factor deficiency protein 2 homolog, with protein MISPGLPFFAFRSLLFTSWLIIFISSRLSECSKDRKSAQEAFKNQTRDSRHLKEHLIEEMGMNEEAAMKYLNETSSHVQFFLMHDYDNNSKLDGLELLQSFSHHEHSQHEDQEHARQSREDDVVSFVDLVLQDSDLNDDGYIDFLEFATSIKHSSDRAEGAK; from the exons ATGATTTCCCCGGGACTACCATTCTTCGCGTTCAGAAGTTTATTGTTCACTAGTTGGcttattatttttatatcgtCAAGACTAAGTGAATGTTCGAAAGATCGGAAAAGCGCCCAAGAGGCCTTTAAAAACCAGACTAGAGACTCACG CCACCTTAAAGAACACCTCATCGAAGAAATGGGAATGAACGAAGAGGCTGCAATGAAATACCTTAAT GAAACCAGTAGCCACGTccagttttttttaatgcatGATTATGACAATAATAGCAAGTTGGACGGACTAGAGTTATTGCAAAGTTTTTCGCACCACGAGCATTCGCAGCACGAAG ACCAAGAACATGCCAGGCAATCGCGAGAGGATGATGTAGTCAGTTTCGTGGACCTCGTTTTACAAGACTCGGATCTTAATGATGATGGATATATCGACTTTCTTGAGTTTGCCACTTCCATCAAACATTCAAGTGACAGGGCTGAAGGAGCAAAATAA
- the LOC136929640 gene encoding uncharacterized protein isoform X2, producing MRFLLVIFAIGFLVTLAYAGQRTRIRPGKKDTSAEEEEEGLSYWIPVDAASAINKIPGNDARTNFPRPGRKRTFPKYADMQGFIRPGRKRRSLDD from the exons ATGCGTTTCCTTCTGGTAATTTTCGCCATAGGATTTTTAGTAACCCTAGCATACGCTG GTCAGCGAACGAGGATCCGGCCGGGAAAGAAAG ATACTTcagcagaagaagaagaggaaggaTTAAGCTACTG GATTCCAGTGGATGCTGCCTCTGCAA TTAACAAGATACCTGGAAATGACGCTCGAACAAATTTTCCAAGACCAGGAAGAAAAAG GACTTTCCCAAAATATGCTGATATGCAAg GATTTATCCGACCAGGGAGGAAAAG GAGATCACTTGATGACTGA
- the LOC136929640 gene encoding uncharacterized protein isoform X1, whose protein sequence is MRFLLVIFAIGFLVTLAYAGQRTRIRPGKKDETSDPPNDSITQEDTSAEEEEEGLSYWIPVDAASAINKIPGNDARTNFPRPGRKRTFPKYADMQGFIRPGRKRRSLDD, encoded by the exons ATGCGTTTCCTTCTGGTAATTTTCGCCATAGGATTTTTAGTAACCCTAGCATACGCTG GTCAGCGAACGAGGATCCGGCCGGGAAAGAAAG ATGAAACCAGCGATCCCCCAAATGACAGCATAACCCAGGAAG ATACTTcagcagaagaagaagaggaaggaTTAAGCTACTG GATTCCAGTGGATGCTGCCTCTGCAA TTAACAAGATACCTGGAAATGACGCTCGAACAAATTTTCCAAGACCAGGAAGAAAAAG GACTTTCCCAAAATATGCTGATATGCAAg GATTTATCCGACCAGGGAGGAAAAG GAGATCACTTGATGACTGA